One genomic segment of Hevea brasiliensis isolate MT/VB/25A 57/8 chromosome 3, ASM3005281v1, whole genome shotgun sequence includes these proteins:
- the LOC110647981 gene encoding uncharacterized protein LOC110647981: MMGTGFISIWFLPLFSLLVFGISSAHFIPIRFPTPIAQFQAEKDSVSSPTGLYKEKFFTQILDHFNFNPQSYQTFQQRYLINDTFWGGPKKNAPIFLYTGNEGEIEWFAQNTGFMYDNAPRFKALIVFIEHRYYGKSIPFGGNEDVAKSNASTLGYLSSTQALADYATLITHLKNNLSATDSPVVVFGGSYGGMLAAWFRLKYPHVAIGALASSAPILGFVNLTSPYSFSKIITQDFRSESENCYKVLKGSWQQIEDTASQNGGLEKLRNSFKICKNYISGGALEGWLSTAWVYTAMTDYPTPSNFLNPMPAYPVKQMCKAIDDPTTGNDTFAKLYGAANVYYNYTGTATCFDLDDDSDTHGLGGWGWQACTEMILVTGGSDEESIFPPSDWSYDARASSCKFSFGVEPRPDWIPTEFGGHNIKRVLKRFGSNIIFFNGLRDPWSGGGVLSGISKSIVAIVAEKGAHHVDLRFATSEDPKWLQQVRKREVKIIAKWLSEYYHDLAHT; this comes from the exons ATGATGGGAACTGGGTTCATATCTATCTGGTTTCTTCCTCTGTTTTCTTTACTGGTTTTTGGTATCTCTTCTGCCCATTTCATTCCAATAAGATTTCCTACTCCAATCGCTCAGTTTCAGGCAGAGAAGGACTCTGTTTCTTCCCCAACTGGGCTTTACAAAGAGAAGTTCTTCACTCAAATACTTGATCACTTCAATTTCAATCCCCAGAGCTACCAAACATTTCAGCAGAGATATTTGATCAATGATACATTTTGGGGAGGCCCAAAGAAGAATGCTCCAATCTTCTTGTACACTGGAAATGAAGGAGAGATTGAATGGTTTGCTCAAAACACAGGATTCATGTATGACAATGCACCTCGCTTCAAAGCCCTAATTGTCTTTATTGAG CATAGGTACTATGGAAAATCTATACCTTTTGGAGGTAATGAAGATGTTGCTAAAAGCAATGCAAGTACACTTGGTTACCTGAGTTCAACTCAGGCACTGGCTGATTATGCCACTCTCATCACTCATCTAAAGAACAATTTGTCTGCAACTGACTCCCCTGTGGTGGTTTTTGGAGGCTCCTATGGAGGAA TGCTGGCTGCTTGGTTCAGGCTGAAATATCCTCATGTTGCCATCGGAGCCTTGGCTTCTTCTGCTCCAATTCTTGGCTTTGTGAACTTGACTTCTCCATATAGCTTCAGCAAAATCATCACCCAAGATTTTAga AGTGAGAGTGAGAATTGCTACAAAGTCCTAAAAGGATCATGGCAACAAATTGAAGACACAGCAAGTCAAAATGGAGGACTTGAAAAACTGCGCAACTCTTTCAAAATATGCAA GAATTATATTAGTGGGGGAGCTCTGGAGGGTTGGCTTTCCACTGCGTGGGTCTACACAGCCATGACTGATTATCCAACACCATCCAATTTCTTAAATCCCATGCCAGCCTATCCGGTGAAACag ATGTGCAAGGCGATCGATGATCCAACGACTGGAAATGATACGTTTGCGAAGTTGTACGGTGCGGCTAATGTTTACTATAACTACACTGGAACCGCCACGTGTTTTGATCTCGACGATGATTCTGATACTCACGGACTCGGTGGATGGGGCTGGCAG GCATGCACGGAGATGATACTTGTAACAGGAGGCAGCGATGAGGAAAGCATATTTCCGCCTTCCGACTGGAGCTACGATGCTAGGGCGAGTTCCTGCAAATTTTCCTTTGGTGTTGAGCCTCGACCCGATTGGATTCCTACAGAGTTTGGTGGCCAT aatattaagAGAGTGTTGAAAAGGTTTGGAAGTAATATAATCTTCTTTAATGGCTTAAGAGACCCTTGGAGTGGTGGGGG GGTGCTAAGTGGTATATCCAAGAGCATAGTTGCCATAGTAGCAGAAAAAG GGGCTCATCATGTAGACTTGAGATTTGCAACTAGTGAAGATCCAAAATGGCTTCAACAAGTGAGGAAAAGAGAGGTGAAGATCATTGCTAAATGGCTCTCAGAGTATTACCATGACTTGGCCCATACTTAA